A genomic region of Chlorobaculum parvum NCIB 8327 contains the following coding sequences:
- a CDS encoding CAP domain-containing protein: protein MPFNRNRIALLVLLLLTLASGQAKGAHVLFKGDSGQFEQGGESASEVAHHFNNEPYLNRTELAIITEINLLRSDPAGYARQYLAPLRKYYNGNLLQLPGKLPIRTREGVDALEECINELENTRPMRPLLPSKGLTLAARDLVQDQGLTRTTGHTGNDGSSMSDRIERYGQWDGCIAENLAYGFDDARQVIVGLLIDDGVLSRGHRKNMLNGTFSYVGVKIGPHRRFNTMCVMEFAAQYSLSEVQPHHYESPHSRLSKNVRSYFEPEHR, encoded by the coding sequence ATGCCATTCAATCGTAACAGAATAGCCCTCTTGGTGCTGCTCCTGCTGACGCTTGCCTCCGGGCAGGCGAAAGGCGCCCACGTACTATTTAAAGGGGATTCCGGCCAATTTGAGCAAGGCGGTGAAAGCGCTTCTGAAGTTGCACACCATTTTAATAATGAACCTTACCTGAACCGAACCGAGTTAGCGATAATCACAGAAATCAACCTGTTGAGAAGCGACCCTGCAGGCTATGCCCGCCAATACCTTGCCCCTCTAAGAAAATACTACAACGGAAACCTGCTCCAGCTCCCCGGAAAACTTCCCATCAGAACACGCGAAGGAGTTGATGCGCTCGAAGAATGCATCAACGAACTGGAAAATACCAGACCGATGCGTCCCTTGCTGCCGAGCAAAGGCCTTACACTGGCCGCTCGTGATCTGGTGCAAGATCAGGGCTTAACCCGAACAACCGGGCATACAGGCAACGACGGCTCTTCGATGTCAGACCGGATCGAACGCTACGGACAATGGGATGGATGTATAGCGGAGAATCTCGCTTACGGATTCGATGATGCCCGCCAAGTCATCGTGGGGCTGCTCATCGATGACGGCGTTCTGTCACGCGGACACAGAAAAAACATGCTGAACGGCACATTCAGTTATGTCGGTGTAAAAATCGGCCCACATCGCCGCTTTAATACCATGTGCGTTATGGAGTTCGCAGCGCAGTACTCTCTCTCAGAAGTTCAACCGCATCATTATGAGTCCCCGCATTCAAGATTGTCGAAAAACGTGAGGTCATACTTTGAACCTGAACATCGATAG
- a CDS encoding MOSC domain-containing protein, producing the protein MGMLEAICMSVEKGTVKLPVSSARLRESWGIEGDAHAGEWHRQISLLAAESIEQVRQVLPELEFGMFGENLVTRGIDLPGLQVGDRLQVGEAVLLEVTQIGKECHNGGCVIQQATGDCIMPREGIFCKVLAGGEVVPGNSVSVL; encoded by the coding sequence ATGGGTATGCTTGAAGCCATCTGCATGAGTGTTGAAAAGGGGACGGTCAAGCTGCCGGTTTCATCAGCCCGGCTCCGTGAGTCGTGGGGAATCGAGGGCGATGCTCATGCGGGTGAGTGGCACCGGCAGATTTCGCTTCTTGCTGCAGAGAGCATCGAGCAGGTTCGCCAGGTGTTGCCTGAACTCGAATTCGGTATGTTCGGTGAAAATCTCGTGACCCGCGGCATCGATCTTCCCGGGCTTCAGGTCGGCGACCGGTTGCAGGTTGGCGAAGCGGTGCTGCTTGAAGTGACCCAGATCGGCAAGGAGTGCCACAACGGCGGGTGCGTCATCCAGCAGGCGACCGGTGACTGCATCATGCCGCGCGAGGGCATCTTCTGCAAAGTGCTGGCTGGCGGAGAGGTCGTGCCTGGAAATTCAGTGAGTGTTTTATAG
- the cysE gene encoding serine O-acetyltransferase, producing the protein MSVQDIWSLIREEARLECEREPEIRLFLEQHILRYDEFAPALAMLLSVKLGSKHFPPPVLEGIFEDFYRQNPESVRCAACDMVATQERDPAAVNYFEIMLFLKGYQALQSYRLAHWLWQNGRKSLAYFLQNRMSEVFAVDIHPAAKIGKGILLDHATSLVIGETAVVEDNVSILHEVTLGGTGKEGGDRHPKVGKSVMIGAGAKILGNIKIGEGAKIGAGSVVLDDVPPHYTVAGVPAHIVGRTEVPEPSLDMNQRLVFPEKHKQTGTHHSCL; encoded by the coding sequence ATGAGTGTACAGGATATCTGGTCGTTGATCCGGGAAGAGGCGCGTCTTGAGTGCGAGCGTGAGCCGGAGATACGGCTGTTTCTTGAACAGCACATTCTGCGGTACGACGAGTTTGCTCCAGCGCTGGCGATGTTGCTTTCCGTGAAGCTCGGCTCGAAGCACTTTCCTCCGCCGGTACTGGAGGGGATTTTCGAGGATTTTTACCGTCAGAATCCGGAGTCTGTCCGGTGCGCTGCCTGTGACATGGTGGCCACGCAGGAGCGCGACCCGGCAGCGGTGAACTATTTCGAGATCATGCTTTTTCTCAAAGGCTATCAGGCGCTCCAGTCTTACCGGTTGGCGCACTGGCTGTGGCAGAACGGCCGCAAATCGCTGGCCTATTTCCTGCAGAATCGCATGTCGGAGGTGTTCGCTGTCGATATTCACCCGGCGGCAAAGATCGGCAAAGGCATTTTGCTCGACCACGCCACCAGCCTCGTCATCGGCGAGACCGCCGTTGTTGAAGATAACGTGTCGATTCTGCACGAAGTGACGCTCGGCGGCACCGGCAAGGAGGGCGGCGACCGCCATCCCAAGGTCGGAAAGTCGGTGATGATTGGTGCTGGCGCCAAGATTCTCGGCAACATCAAAATCGGTGAAGGCGCTAAAATCGGTGCCGGCAGCGTGGTGCTCGACGATGTGCCGCCGCACTACACGGTCGCCGGCGTGCCTGCGCACATCGTGGGCCGCACTGAAGTGCCTGAACCGTCACTCGATATGAACCAACGCCTCGTGTTTCCGGAAAAACACAAGCAGACAGGCACCCATCACTCGTGCTTGTGA
- a CDS encoding pentapeptide repeat-containing protein — MNRKTAEPVVDKVFEKQAFGDLEKLGEVFENCRFVQCNLAQADLSGFMFRECSFEQCDMGLAKLIDTGFQEVKFIDCKLLGVQFSDCRKLLLEINFKRCILKLSVFTNLDLKNTVFDDCDMQEADFTEANLTGSRFDNCDLRLAIFFHTNLEKADLRTAVNFSIPPESNRLRKAKFSLHGLPGLLEHYGIDVE, encoded by the coding sequence ATGAACAGAAAAACAGCAGAACCTGTCGTCGACAAGGTCTTTGAGAAACAAGCGTTCGGCGATCTTGAAAAGCTGGGCGAGGTATTCGAAAATTGTCGATTTGTGCAGTGCAACCTGGCACAAGCCGATCTTTCAGGCTTCATGTTCAGGGAATGCTCTTTTGAGCAGTGCGACATGGGGCTTGCAAAACTCATCGACACAGGGTTTCAGGAGGTGAAATTCATCGACTGCAAACTGCTCGGCGTGCAGTTCAGCGACTGTCGGAAACTGCTGCTTGAGATAAACTTCAAGCGATGCATCCTCAAACTTTCAGTTTTCACCAACCTCGATCTGAAAAACACCGTGTTTGACGACTGCGACATGCAGGAAGCCGATTTCACCGAGGCAAACCTGACGGGATCACGTTTCGACAACTGCGACCTCCGGCTGGCGATTTTTTTCCACACCAATCTCGAAAAAGCCGATTTGCGCACGGCCGTTAACTTCTCCATCCCGCCTGAATCGAACCGTCTCAGAAAAGCGAAATTCTCACTCCATGGGCTGCCCGGCCTGCTTGAGCACTACGGTATTGACGTGGAGTAA
- the queC gene encoding 7-cyano-7-deazaguanine synthase QueC, which yields MKAVLLVSGGMDSLVATALAHHHGFELAAMHVNYGQRTWQKELECFRQICDHYGIEKRLEIDAGFLGAIGGSSLTDAAIPVGPADLAGTDIPTSYVPFRNANFLSMAVSWSEVIGANRIYIGAVEEDSSGYPDCRKVFYDAFNQVIEHGTRPETSIEIVTPLIDMSKAEIVKRGMELDAPFHFSWSCYKSEGKACGVCDSCARRLRAFASVGIADPVEYEVRPDYLQ from the coding sequence ATGAAAGCAGTGCTTCTGGTCAGCGGTGGGATGGACAGCCTCGTGGCGACCGCTCTGGCACATCATCACGGGTTTGAGCTTGCGGCGATGCATGTCAATTACGGGCAGCGTACGTGGCAGAAAGAGCTGGAGTGCTTCCGTCAGATCTGTGACCATTATGGCATCGAAAAGCGCCTTGAGATCGATGCCGGATTTCTCGGCGCAATCGGCGGCTCTTCGCTGACCGACGCAGCCATTCCGGTTGGCCCGGCTGATCTTGCCGGCACCGATATTCCCACCAGTTACGTGCCCTTCCGCAATGCCAATTTCCTCTCAATGGCCGTGAGCTGGTCGGAGGTGATTGGCGCGAATCGCATCTACATCGGCGCGGTCGAGGAGGATTCGTCCGGCTATCCTGATTGCCGCAAAGTCTTTTACGACGCCTTCAACCAGGTGATCGAGCACGGTACGCGGCCCGAAACCAGCATTGAAATCGTCACGCCGCTGATCGACATGAGCAAGGCCGAGATCGTCAAACGAGGTATGGAGCTCGACGCGCCGTTTCACTTTAGCTGGTCGTGCTACAAAAGCGAGGGCAAGGCGTGCGGCGTGTGCGACAGTTGCGCCCGGCGGCTGCGGGCGTTCGCATCGGTCGGTATCGCCGATCCGGTCGAGTACGAAGTCCGGCCCGATTATCTGCAATAA
- a CDS encoding CPBP family intramembrane glutamic endopeptidase — MEKAYSNPSESASLNVRFKLAFGLTALIWITGLVGHFTPLKEWPALALYVIGGIGVVVWRGVSKGEWAGMYLAGGDLKKSLKWGGIAGGILFVMDIVNTVIYYSKGAPPMVDMLGILVNMNFLFLFPILVLAEEFLWRGLMLSSMVEKGFNPHLSVFVTAMCYVLNHYAVAPVGMYERGLMAMMAFPIGILGGYIVLKSKNVWGSVLVHMITMFSMVLDIFVIPNLVPSLFHL, encoded by the coding sequence ATGGAAAAGGCTTATTCCAATCCCTCCGAATCCGCATCGCTGAACGTGCGCTTCAAGCTCGCCTTCGGGCTGACGGCCCTGATCTGGATCACCGGCCTGGTCGGTCATTTCACCCCGCTCAAAGAGTGGCCCGCGCTGGCGCTCTACGTCATCGGCGGCATCGGCGTGGTCGTCTGGCGCGGCGTGAGCAAGGGGGAGTGGGCCGGGATGTATCTGGCGGGCGGCGATCTGAAGAAGTCGCTCAAGTGGGGTGGCATCGCGGGCGGAATCCTTTTCGTAATGGACATCGTCAACACGGTGATCTACTACTCGAAGGGCGCCCCGCCGATGGTGGACATGCTCGGCATTCTGGTTAACATGAACTTCCTTTTCCTCTTCCCGATTCTGGTGCTGGCCGAGGAGTTTCTGTGGCGCGGGCTGATGCTTTCATCGATGGTCGAGAAAGGTTTCAATCCTCACCTGAGCGTGTTCGTGACAGCGATGTGTTATGTGCTGAATCATTACGCCGTCGCGCCGGTCGGCATGTACGAACGCGGGCTGATGGCGATGATGGCTTTTCCGATTGGCATCCTCGGCGGTTATATTGTGCTCAAATCGAAAAACGTGTGGGGTAGCGTGCTGGTGCACATGATTACCATGTTCTCAATGGTGCTCGATATTTTTGTTATCCCAAATCTTGTGCCCTCATTATTTCATCTATGA
- a CDS encoding 6-pyruvoyl trahydropterin synthase family protein, translating into MLISRKIEIDYGHTLPNSFTFCNQLHGHRGVIVASVEGPVINRDGDAEQGMVMDFKFLREIMDKQIHDVLDHGFAVWKEDKEDLEFILKRNTRVLVTDEPPTAEYLAKWAFNQISDKLPEGVTLKNLRWYETPNNWADFTGE; encoded by the coding sequence ATGCTTATCTCAAGGAAAATCGAGATCGACTACGGCCACACCCTTCCCAACAGCTTCACCTTCTGCAACCAGCTGCACGGCCACCGCGGCGTGATTGTTGCAAGCGTCGAAGGCCCGGTCATCAATCGCGACGGCGATGCCGAACAGGGCATGGTGATGGATTTCAAGTTCCTGCGCGAAATCATGGACAAGCAGATTCATGACGTGCTCGATCACGGTTTTGCGGTCTGGAAAGAGGATAAGGAAGACCTCGAATTCATCCTCAAGCGCAACACCCGCGTGCTGGTCACCGACGAGCCCCCCACCGCCGAATACCTCGCCAAATGGGCCTTCAACCAGATCAGCGACAAGCTCCCCGAAGGCGTGACACTCAAAAACCTCCGCTGGTACGAAACACCAAACAATTGGGCAGACTTCACCGGCGAGTGA
- the trpA gene encoding tryptophan synthase subunit alpha, whose protein sequence is MKENRITRLMKQDKKLLLAYYMPEFPVPGATLPVLEALQENGADIIELGMPYSDPIGDGPVIQDAAHKAISHGVTVRSILDLVKQARAGEGCKKITTPILLMGYSNPLIAYGGDCFMADAVEAGVDGLLIPDLPPEESEDFLERARSFGLTVVYLISPVTPPDRIELIDCMSTDFSYCLAVNATTGTGKLDTAGMDEQIAEYLKRVRKHAKKKFVVGFGIKDRERVRKMWELADGAVVGSALLQQVASAKTPEETAAMAAEFWQSLR, encoded by the coding sequence ATGAAAGAGAATCGTATTACCCGGCTGATGAAGCAGGACAAGAAGCTTCTGCTGGCCTACTATATGCCTGAATTTCCCGTGCCGGGCGCGACCCTGCCGGTGCTCGAAGCGCTGCAGGAAAACGGGGCGGACATCATCGAACTCGGTATGCCGTATTCCGATCCGATCGGTGACGGGCCGGTGATTCAGGATGCGGCGCACAAGGCAATCAGCCACGGCGTGACCGTGCGGAGCATCCTCGATCTGGTCAAGCAGGCGCGCGCTGGCGAAGGGTGTAAGAAGATCACCACGCCGATTCTGCTCATGGGGTACAGCAATCCGCTCATCGCCTACGGTGGCGATTGTTTCATGGCCGATGCGGTCGAGGCTGGTGTCGATGGCCTGCTGATTCCCGACCTGCCGCCCGAGGAGTCGGAGGATTTCCTCGAACGTGCTCGGAGCTTCGGTCTGACGGTGGTTTACCTCATTTCACCGGTAACGCCACCCGACCGGATCGAGCTGATCGACTGCATGTCCACAGATTTTTCGTACTGTCTGGCGGTCAATGCCACCACCGGTACGGGCAAGCTCGACACTGCCGGTATGGACGAGCAGATCGCCGAGTACCTGAAACGTGTGCGCAAACATGCCAAGAAAAAGTTCGTGGTCGGTTTTGGCATCAAGGATCGCGAGCGCGTGCGCAAAATGTGGGAGCTGGCCGACGGTGCGGTGGTCGGTTCGGCGCTGTTGCAGCAGGTGGCTTCGGCGAAAACGCCCGAGGAGACCGCTGCCATGGCTGCCGAGTTCTGGCAATCACTGCGCTGA
- a CDS encoding glycosyltransferase family 2 protein — protein sequence MSTPSTQSPMVTVIIPHLKNWLMLESCLDALQTSTFQDFSIIVVDNGGKKSDLSGLETDYPDVTVLRLVANAGYAGGCNEGLKHADSPYVLFLNDDAVVESDALGHLVETAERDPMIGALQPKILSLPERRKGRRVFDYAGAAGGLIDRLGYPYCLGRNFREREEDHGQYDQSREIFWASGVALFARCDVFEKLGGFEAGFFMHMEEIDLCWRMKLQGYTVRSVPQAVVWHEGGASLAEGSPLKVYYNHRNAMLMLLRNRSATPLMLSLPLRLALEVVSMLFYLTGGKEGIKRASQVVRAAAATLRRLPETLQQRQLIQRMRTVTDSELFRDSPFSIFLPKRSR from the coding sequence ATGAGCACGCCGAGCACACAGTCCCCGATGGTGACGGTCATCATTCCGCATCTGAAAAACTGGCTGATGCTCGAATCCTGCCTCGACGCTCTCCAGACAAGCACTTTTCAGGACTTCTCCATCATTGTTGTTGATAACGGTGGCAAGAAGTCCGACCTTTCCGGACTTGAAACCGATTATCCCGACGTCACCGTGCTTCGCTTGGTCGCTAACGCTGGGTATGCCGGCGGCTGCAATGAGGGGCTGAAGCACGCTGATTCGCCGTACGTGCTTTTTCTGAACGACGATGCTGTCGTCGAGTCCGATGCGCTCGGCCATCTGGTCGAAACCGCCGAGCGCGATCCGATGATCGGCGCGCTGCAACCGAAGATTCTTTCGCTGCCGGAGCGACGGAAGGGTAGGCGGGTGTTTGACTATGCCGGTGCGGCTGGCGGGCTGATCGATCGGCTGGGCTACCCTTACTGCCTTGGTCGGAATTTCCGTGAGCGGGAGGAAGATCACGGGCAGTATGACCAGTCCCGCGAAATTTTCTGGGCTTCGGGCGTAGCGCTGTTTGCTCGTTGCGATGTGTTCGAAAAGCTTGGTGGATTCGAGGCCGGTTTTTTCATGCACATGGAGGAGATCGATCTCTGCTGGCGCATGAAGTTGCAGGGCTACACGGTGCGCTCCGTACCGCAGGCTGTCGTTTGGCACGAAGGTGGCGCATCGCTTGCCGAAGGTTCGCCGCTGAAGGTCTATTACAACCACCGGAACGCCATGCTTATGTTGCTCCGCAACCGGAGCGCAACGCCGCTCATGCTGTCGCTTCCGTTGCGCCTGGCGCTCGAAGTGGTGTCGATGCTCTTCTATCTCACCGGCGGAAAAGAGGGGATAAAACGAGCCTCCCAAGTGGTACGGGCAGCTGCCGCTACACTGCGCCGATTGCCGGAAACACTTCAGCAGCGCCAGCTGATCCAGCGCATGAGAACTGTTACCGACAGCGAGCTGTTCCGTGACTCGCCGTTTTCGATCTTTCTTCCGAAACGCTCCCGTTAG
- a CDS encoding endonuclease/exonuclease/phosphatase family protein encodes MSAINVAFWNVQNLFDTTASTIATDLDFTPEEGWTEEVFNIKVDNIANIIKQMHGGAGPDLLGLCEVENKEVVNYLLEKIGRNDYRLAHVEAPDIRGIDCSLIYSAKVFNDPPVEDMKGHLVNFRFPTRDIFQVRLTLKATGAELNVFVNHWPSRRQGQYQSEPHRITVAERCGQLVNDVLKLSRQEYAEVHDAAGELEKLNARWNRNVLLMGDFNDDPFCRSITDYLLASKDLDKVEEVVKASSNHEIPAISTYIKRQPALFNLSWPLLAQPDTGTIFFSSDSANTMNLFDQFMVSRGLCYGESGLKTRPESMRIFTTPEMAPGNKQRPKAFDKKTKKGFSDHFPIEMTIDIL; translated from the coding sequence ATGTCAGCAATCAACGTCGCGTTCTGGAACGTTCAGAACCTGTTTGACACCACAGCATCAACCATCGCAACCGATCTCGACTTCACGCCCGAAGAGGGATGGACGGAAGAGGTGTTTAACATCAAGGTTGACAATATCGCGAACATCATCAAACAGATGCATGGCGGCGCAGGCCCAGACCTGCTGGGCTTGTGCGAGGTCGAAAATAAAGAGGTGGTGAATTACCTGCTGGAAAAGATCGGTCGTAATGACTATCGTCTGGCCCATGTCGAGGCGCCCGACATCCGAGGCATCGACTGCTCGCTCATCTACTCGGCAAAGGTCTTCAACGACCCGCCAGTGGAAGATATGAAGGGCCATCTGGTGAACTTCCGCTTTCCGACGCGCGACATCTTTCAGGTTCGACTGACGCTCAAGGCAACTGGGGCAGAACTAAATGTCTTCGTGAACCATTGGCCCTCTCGCCGTCAGGGGCAGTACCAATCGGAGCCGCACCGCATCACCGTAGCAGAGCGTTGTGGCCAGCTCGTGAACGATGTGCTGAAACTCAGCCGGCAGGAGTACGCCGAGGTTCACGATGCTGCCGGTGAGCTTGAAAAGCTGAACGCACGCTGGAACCGCAATGTACTGCTGATGGGCGATTTCAACGATGACCCGTTCTGCCGCAGCATCACCGACTATCTGCTGGCGTCAAAAGATCTCGACAAGGTCGAAGAAGTAGTAAAAGCCTCGTCGAACCACGAGATTCCTGCCATCAGCACCTACATAAAACGCCAGCCAGCGCTGTTCAACCTCTCGTGGCCGCTGCTCGCCCAACCGGATACGGGGACAATCTTTTTCAGCAGCGACTCGGCAAATACGATGAACCTGTTCGACCAGTTCATGGTGTCACGCGGGCTCTGTTACGGCGAGTCAGGCCTGAAGACGAGGCCGGAGTCGATGCGGATATTCACCACGCCGGAAATGGCTCCAGGCAACAAGCAAAGACCCAAGGCATTCGATAAAAAGACAAAAAAGGGATTCAGCGACCACTTTCCGATCGAGATGACCATCGATATTCTGTAA
- a CDS encoding DUF2141 domain-containing protein, which translates to MSADEPASLAIPSGAGAITVRIAGLRNSDGSLSVALFSAKKGFPGKFDKAVRTLSIPASAEPVVVFGDVPWGTYALAVRHDENGNGKLDANFLGMPKEGVGTSNNPKSSFGPPSFKDASFMLDRKNLEMTIKLRYL; encoded by the coding sequence GTGAGTGCTGATGAGCCAGCATCGCTTGCAATTCCGTCAGGCGCTGGCGCGATTACTGTCAGAATTGCCGGTTTGCGCAATAGTGACGGCTCTCTTTCAGTTGCGCTGTTCAGTGCCAAAAAAGGGTTTCCCGGTAAATTCGATAAAGCGGTCAGAACCCTGAGCATTCCGGCGTCAGCGGAGCCTGTGGTGGTTTTCGGCGATGTGCCCTGGGGAACGTACGCCTTGGCTGTCCGTCATGACGAGAATGGTAACGGCAAGCTCGATGCCAACTTTCTCGGGATGCCCAAGGAGGGGGTCGGAACCTCGAACAATCCGAAGTCAAGCTTTGGCCCGCCTTCATTCAAGGACGCCTCTTTTATGCTTGACCGGAAGAATCTGGAAATGACCATCAAGCTCAGATATCTCTGA